The Naumannella cuiyingiana DNA window CCGTCGGGCCGGTACGCCAGCGCCTCGGCCTGGAAGCCGGGACCGCCGGTCCAGCCGAGATCGACGATCAGCTCGGCTCGCGTGCCCGGCTGATCATGCCAGGCGCCGGGGATCGCCCCGGTCAGGCGGAACCAGGTGGTGCCCCACGGTCGCCCCCAGGGATCGCCGATGTCGGCCCGGGTGTAGCTCGCGGCCGCCGCTTCGTCGAACGGCACGGGCTCGCCCGGCGCGTCCCATCGGGTGATCGTCAGCGGGACGCGGTCGCGGACCACCGCGGGCTCGAGATGATCACGACGGAAGCGGGCCAGCCGCTCCTGCAGCAGTGCACGTTCGGGGTACATGACTCACTCTCGGTCGGGTCCATTCATTCAATCCGATGGACTTAATCCTGGTCAAGACGATTCAGGCTCCGATCAGGCTCCCCGGCCGGGGAGCCAGGAAGCGGTTCATCACCAGGGCCGCGGCACCGTAGGCGGTCACCGTGTCACCCTGCACCGAGGGCAGCACCCGGACATCGTCCCGATCGACCAGCCGTGGCCGCATCGCCGACGCGAGGTCGGCGAGGTAGCGATCGCTGACCCGCGACCACAGCGGCCCCCCGACGACGACATGATCGACATCGACGAGGTTGATCAACTGGGCCAGCACGGCGCCGGCCGCCGTCACCGACTCGTCGAGGACGCGGCCGGCCGCCGGGTCGCCGTCGGCCGCGAGCAGCACCAGCCGGGTGAACGCTTCGTCGACCGCGACCGGGTCGTCGGGGTCGACCTCGGGCACGTCGACCCCGAGCTCGCGTGCCTGGCAGATCAGGTCGCCCGGGATCACCCGGTCGGCGAACCGGAGCGGCGCGCCGGAGTCGTCGGTGGTCAGCACGCCACCGATCTCGCCGCTGTTCCCGCTCCGGCCGCGCCAGACCTCCCCGCCCAGCACCAACCCGGTTGCGACGCCCGTGCCGAGGTAGAGCAGCACGAAGTCCTCGTGACACCCCTCGCGCGCCCACACCTCCGCGACGGCCGCCGCGTTCACGTCCTTCTCCATCAGCACCGGTACGCCGGCCGCCGTCGCGAGGTCGTCGCGCAGCGGGACGTCGTGCCACTGGCTCAATTGGGGTGGCGTCAGCAACACTCCACGGCTGTCGTCGATGGGGCCGGGGACGGCCAGGCCGATGCCGAGCAGCCGGTCGGGGTCGGCGCCGCAACTCCCGGTCAGATCGGCGACGGTCTCCACCACCTGGGCCACGATGTCGGCAGGTTTCGTTCCCGGCGGGGTCCGCCTGCGCAGCCGCCCGGCCACCCCGCCGGCCAGATCGAGCAGGGTGTAGGAGACGGTCGCCGGGTCGAGGTGGACGCCGACGGCGCAGGCGCCGGCGGGATTGACCGTCAACGGGCGCGGTGGTTTGCCGCGGCCGCGCGGGACGGCCGCCCCTTCGGTCACCAACCCGCTGTCCAGCAGCCGGCCGACGATGTTGGACACCGTCTGTGGCGCGAGCCCGGAGCGGTCGCCGAGATCGATCCGGCTCACCTGACCATTTGCCCGCCGGATCAGGTCGAGCACCAGCACCTGGTTGAAATCGCCCATGGCGAGTTGTGATGCCGCCTTCGGCATGTGGCCCACCCCCTCGATCATCGCCCGCCTTCCCCGGGGCCTGTCGGCCCTTGACGGTGCGTGCGCCGCAGCCTAATGTCCGTGATTACTCCAGCGATGAGCGTAAATCAGGCGGCGCGCCTGAGATCCATCTCCGACAACGATGTTGGGAGGCGATGCAGGTGGCACCATCGACGCCGACGGGCACGCGGCACGGCGGACGAACCGACCCGGCCGGCCCCGCGAACCGGGCCAGCAATGCGACGCGGGCCGGCAATGCGACGCGGGCCGGCAATGCCATCCGGGCCGGCAACGCGATCCGGCGCCGCAATCTGCGGCTGGGGTTGGCGTTCATCAGCCCGTGGATCATCGGCTTCCTCGCCTTCGTCGCCTATCCGCTGATCTACTCCCTGGCCGTCTCGCTGCTCAACTACACCGGCCTGCAGCAGCCGACCTTCGCGGGAGTCGGCAACTACACCCGGATCGCCCAGGACCCGCTGGTGGTCAAGTCGACCTGGAACACCCTGTTCTACGCCGGCCTCGCGGTCCCCCTCGGCCTGGCGGTCGCGCTCGTCCTGGCGCTGTGCATGAATGCGCGGGTCCGCGAGGTCGGCCTCTATCGCACCGCGCTGTATCTCCCGTCGCTGGTGCCGGTGTTTGCGCTGAGCTTCATCTTCGTGGTCTTCGTGAATCCGCAGTACGGCCTGTTCAACCGCATCGTCGGTTGGTTCGGCCTTCCGCCGGAGAACTATCTCGGCGACCCGACCTCGGCCAAACTGATCATCGTCTTGATGGCGCAACTGGCGGCGGGCAATGCGGCGCTGATCTTCCTCGCCGGACTGAACAACATCCCCGACTCGCTCTACGAGGCCGCGACGGTCGACGGTGCGGGGCCGCTGCGCAGATTCTTCGTGATCACCCTGCCACTACTCTCCCCGACCATCCTGTTCAACCTGGTCACGGGGATCAGCGGCGGGCTGCAGATCTTCACCCAGGCCTACATCCTGACCGAGGGCGGGCCGAACAACGGAACCCTCTTCTACCTGTACTACCTGTACAAGAACGCCTTCTCCTACGCGCAGCTGGGGTACGCCTCGGCGCTGGCGGTCGTGCTCTTCCTCGTCGGACTGCTGCTGGCGGTGCTGATCTACACGCTGTCGCGGCGTTTCGTGACCTATGAGGTGAACGGATGACGACCGAACTCACCCGCCCCGCGGGGGCGACCGATGCGGGCCCCACGGGCACGACGGACACCCCACCGGGTCGGCCGGGCGGATGGCAGGCCCAGCAGCGACGCGGCCGCTTGATCGGAAAAGGCCTCGCCCGGCTGATCATGATCGTCATCTCGTTGCTGTTCCTGGTGCCGCTGTACTGGATGGTGATCACCGCGCTGAAGACCAGCGAGGAGCTTGCTGCCTTCCCGCCGACCTTCTGGCCGACCGACCCACAGTGGGGCGTGTTCGCCGAGACGGTGCAGGCGTTCCCGTTCTTCCGAATGTTCGCCAACACCGTGCTGGTCACCGTGGCGTCGACCGTGCTGGTCACGCTGTCCAGCTTCGTGGTCGCCTACGGCTTCGCCTGCATCGACTGGCCCGGACGCGACAAGATCTTCTATCTGGTGCTCGCCACCTTGTTCATCCCGTTCCCGCTGGCGATCATTCCGATGTTCGACCTGTTCGCCTGGTTGGGTTGGGTGAACACGCTGCTGCCGCTGATCGTCCCGTCGATGTTCGCCAGCGCGTTCTACATCTTCCTGCTCCGACAGTTCCTGAAACAGACCGCCCAGGACACCATCGACGCCGCCAGGATCGACGGCGCATCGGAGTGGCAGATCTGTTGGCGGGTGGTCTTCCCGATCGCCCGGCCGGCGCTCGTCGCGGTCTCCATCTTCGCCGCCGTGCTCGCGTGGAACGACTTCATGGGTCCGCTGATCTATCTGCAGGACCCGTCGGTGCAGACCCTGGCCATCGGCCTGCAGATGTTCAGCACGGAGACCGACACGCAGTACAACCAGCTCATGGCCGCCTCGATCATGACGCTCGTCCCGTTGATCGTCTTGTTCGCGATCTTCCAGCGGTACTTCGTGCGCGGACTCAATGTGGGAGGTTTCCGGTGATGCATTCGTTGCCAGTGAGTCGCCGGACCCTGCTGCTGGCCGCGGCAGGCGCAGCGGCTGTGCCCACCTGGGCAGCTTGCGCCCCGGCCCGCAGGCCGAACGAGATCGTGGTCTGGGTGAAGAGCGGTTCGTCGGACATGATGGAGTCGCTCGGCATACTCGCCGAGACCTACCAGCAACGCAATCCCGGCAAACTCGTCCGGCTGGTCACGGTGCAGAGTCGCGGCGACGACGATGCGACGCTGCTGATCACCGCGATTCGCGGGAACACCGCGCCGGATGTGTTTCTCGGCGACCGGTTCACCTTCGCGCAGTTCGGCAGCCGTGGACTGTTGCAGGACCTCTCCCCGCTGCTGGCGGGCGAGGACGCCGATCTGCTGGGCGGCTTCCTACCCTTCACGGTCAACGAGGCGGCCTACAACGGGGCTGTGTACGGCATCCCGTTCGACACCGACAGCCGCGGTCTCTACTTCAACAAGGGCCTGTTACGAGACAGCGGCGTCGACCCGGCGGTGCTCGATCCGGCCCGCGGGGCGCCCACCTTCGATCAGGTGTGGGAGATCGCCGACAAGGTCAGCCGGACCGACGCCGCCGGCAGCTACACCCACCTCGGCTTCATCCCGTGGGAGGAACAGGCCTGGCCGTTCACCTGGTGTCTGGCCAATGACGCGGTCATCTTCGACGAGGCGAGCTGTCGGATCGCCGTGGACGACCCGGGCTTTCGTCAGGTCTATGCCGACTACCGCGACTGGGCCCGGCGACTCGACTACCCCAAGGTCGACGCATTCGTGGCCACCTACAAGCCGCCGAACGCACCGCCCAGCCAGTCCCCGTTCTTCAACGACCGGCTCGCCACCAGCGTCGTGTTCTCCAACTTCATCTTCAACCTCAAGAAGTACGCCCCCAAGCTCGACTGGGGGGTCACCTATCTTCCGGTGCGGGCCGACGGCGACGAGCCCTACTCGTGGTCGGGTGGGTCCGGCTTCACCATCCCGACCGGCGCCGCCAATGTCGAGGACGCCTGGGAGTTCATCAAGTTCATGACATCGCCGCAGGGTCAGGCGGTCTGGGTGCAGCGGCAGAACTACCTGCCCACCCGAACGGCGATGCTGAGCGACGAGTCACTGATCGCCGACCAGCGCTTCTTCGCCGATCTGCTGATCGGCGGCTACGGGCATTCGCGTCCGCCCCTGCCGGTCGGGCCCGCCCTGTGGGAGGCGATGAACACCGCGCGCGAGGGCGTCCTGCTCGGCCAGAGCGGGCCCGACGAGGCGATGGCCGAGATCGCCCGCCGGGTGCAACCCGAGCTCGATCAGTACTGTCCGGTCTCGCCCGGGCTCGGGCGTTGATCACGCTCAGCCGGCCGGGCGTACCTCGAAGGTCCGCGACGGCTGCGCGATCTCGTCCTGGGCGGCGACCAGGGCCAGCTCGGCGCTGTCGGCCTCGGTGGTGATCCGCAGCACGGCATGGACCACGTCCGCCGTGGTGCCGAGCGCCTCGGCGGTGCTCCGGCCGCCCAGCAGCTCGGTGAAGAATGTCGCCGCCGTCAGGTCGCCTGAGCCGGTGAAGGTCCGGTCCAGCCGCGGGGTGGTCACGCTCCAGGCGCCATCACCGTCGACGGCGACCATCGACAGCCCCTCACCCTGCAGCCCGTCCGCCTGCAGCCCCGCCTGCAGTTCGGGCACGTCGACGCTGGTCACCAGCACCACGCGCGGCCCGCGCTCGCGCAGCTCACGGGCCCCCGCGAGCACGTCCGGCAGCGTCGGCAGGGCCCGGCCGACCAGGAACTCCAGCTCGAAATGGTTCGGGGTGACGATGTCCGCGGCCGGCACCACGGTGTCGCGCATGAACTCGGGAATGCCGGGTCGGACATACATACCGCGACCGACATCGCCCATCACGGGATCGCAGCAGTACGCCGCGGCCGGATTGCGCCGGCGTACCTGCGCCACGACGTCGAGCACCGCCGCGCCCATCGCCTCCGCACCCTGATACCCCGACAACACCCCGTCGACCCGGCCGAGGACGCCACGCTCATCGATGCCGGTGACCACCTCGCGGACGTCGTCCGGCGTGAGCAGCGGGCCGCGCCACTGGCCATAGCCCGTGTGGTTGGAGAAGTGGACGGTGATCACGGGCCACACCTCCACCCCGCGCCGCATCATCGGGAAAGTGGCGGCCGAGTTCCCGACGTGGCCGTAGGCGACGGTGGACTGGATCGACAAGACGGTGGTCACCGCGGAATTGTGCCACTGCCGCGCCGTCGGCGGGCGATGCAAGAATTCAGCGTGCCGCCCGTCCGCGACGATTCCTCGCCTCCTCCGCGTCACCCGTACTTCGACTCCCCTTTCGTCGCGCTCGCGCATCGCGGCGGCGCGCTGCTGCCGGCCAACCTCGGCAAGGAGAACACGCTGGCCGCGTTCGCCAACGCCGTCGAGCTCGGCTATCGCTACCTGGAGACCGATGTGCATGCGACCGCCGACGGCGTGCTCGTCGCCTTCCACGACAGCGTGCTGGACCGGGTCACCGACGAGACCGGCCGGATCGGCGAGCTGCCGTATGCCCGGGTACGCCGGGCGCGGATCGGCGGCAGCGAGCCGATCCCGACCCTGGCCGAGGTGCTCGACGCCTTCGACGCGCGGCTCAACATCGACCTGAAGGCGGACGCGGCCGTCGCGCCGCTGGCCGCCGCGATCCGACGGCACGGTGCGGCGGACCGGGTCTGCGTGGGGTCGTTCTCGTCATCTCGGCTGCGGGCGTTCCGTCGGCTCGCCGGACCGTCGGTCGCCACCTCCGCCGGACCCCTCGCCGTCGCGCGCAATGCCTTCGCCCCGCTTGCCCCACGCCGGGACCCGGATGCGGGGTACGCCTACCAGGTGCCCGTCAGTCACACCTGGCGGGGCATCCGAGTGCCGGTGATCACCCCGCGCTTCGTCGCCCGCGCCCACGCGGCGGGACGGCAGGTACACGCGTGGACGATCGACGACCCCGACGAGATGGGCCGGCTGATCGATCTCGGTGTCGACGGCCTGGTCAGCGACCGGATCGATACCCTGCGCGACGTGCTGATCGAACGGGGTCTGTGGTGAGCGTCGGCGACGCGGTGCCGCCGCGTCCGAGCCGGGTCGCCGCCGCCGCGTGGGCGCTGTGGGACTGGGGATCGGCGGCGTTCAATGCGGTGATCACGACCTTCGTGTTCGTGCCCTACCTGGCCCGGGCGGTCGCTCCGGCCGAGGGGCCCGTCAGCGGCACCGAGTACGTCGCCCGCGCGATGGCGATCACCGGCCTGGTGATCCTGGTCTTCGCGCCGGTGATGGGCCAGCGCGCCGATGCGCGCGGCCGCCGCCGCTCCAGCCTCGGGGTGTGGTCCGCGCTGACCTGGCTGATCATGTTCTCGCTCTTCGCGATCAAGGACTCCCCCGACTATCTGCTCGCGGGTCTGGTGCTGATCGGGCTCGGGAATGTCTGCTTCCAGTTCGCCGAGGTCAACTACTTCGCGATGCTGCCGCAGGTCTCGACGCCGGCGAATGTCGGCCGGGTCTCGGGACTCGGCTGGGGCATGGGCTATTTCGGCGGGATCGTGTTGTTGGCGCTGGTCTACTTCGGCCTGATAGCCCCCGAGGTCGGCTGGTTCGGGGTGACCGCGGACGAGGGAATGAAGTATCGGGTCGTCGCCGTCGGGGCCGCGGTGTGGTTCATGATCTTCGGCCTTCCGGTGCTGTTCGCGGTGCCGAGGAATGTCCCGCCGCCGGGGTCGCGACCGCTCGGGCCGATCGCGGCGTACCGCAAGCTGTATGCCGATGTTCGCACCCTCTGGCAGACCAGGCGGTCGGCGGTCTGGTTCCTGCTCGCCAGCGCGCTCTACCGAGACGGGCTGGCCGGCGTGTTCACCTTCGGGGCCGTGCTCGCGGTCACCGTCTACGGGCTCAGCGAGAGCCAGGTGTTGATCTTCGGCATCGCCGCGAACGTGGTCGCCGGCCTGGCCGCGGTGATCGGCGGCCGGATCGAGGACCGGGTCGGCCCGAAGCCGGTGATCATGGCCTCGCTCGCCCTGCTGGTCGGCGCCGGCACCGTGCTGCTGTTCGTCAGCGGCCCGACGATGTTCTGGATCTTCGGGCTGATCCTGTGCCTGGCGGTCGGGCCCGCGCAGGCCTCGTCGCGCAGCTACCTGGCGCGACTCGCGCCGCGGGGGCACGAGGGCGAGATGTTCGGCCTGTACGCCACGACCGGCCGCGCCGTCTCGTTCGTCGGCCCGGCGCTGTTCGCCGCGTTCGCTGCCTGGGGAGGCGACCGACTCGGCACGCTCGGCATCGTCGTCTTGCTGCTCGCCGGTGGTCTGTTGCTGTGGCGGTTGCCGAACACCCCGGCGGCGGCACCGGATCCGGCCGTCGGCGACGGCTCGCCGAGCGGGAGGGAATGATCCCTGCGGGACAGACGTTGGACAGCGGTGACGGCTCGACACGGGCGACAGGTTGCCCCCACGCGTGCCACCATGAGAAGGCGGCGGGAACATTCGTGGCCGCCGCGACGTTGTAGGAGCTAGTCCAAGGAAAGGCAGGGAATCATGGCTGACCGTTCACTGCGTGGTACGGGCTTGGGCAGCAAGAGTTTCGAGGACGAGGCCGGAGTCGAGTTCGCCGCCCGCCAGGAGCTGGGTTTCGACTGCCCGAAGGGCCACCACTTCACCAAGATGTTCGCCGTCGAGGCCGAGCTGCCCACCGAGTGGGAGTGCCCGCGCTGCGGCGCCGAGGCCGTCCGCTCCGACGGTGTCAAGGGCGAGGCCAAGGAGGCCAAGCCGGTACGCACCCACTGGGACATGCTGCTGGAACGGCGCTCCATCTCCGAGCTGGAGGAATTGCTGCACGAGCGCCTCGACCTGCTCCGCGCCGGCGAGCTGACTCCGATGGAGATCTCCAAGGCCGAACGGCCGCGCGCGTCCCGGCGTACCAGCCGCTGACGCACGATCGGCAACGCTGACCGATGGCCCGGGTCCGATGATCCGGGCCATCGGCATGTCCGGGCCCGGTCAGCCCTCGATCGTGCGCCGCTGCCCCGGCTCGGGATCGTCCGGCGGATCGACCACCTCGCCCTCGATCACCATGCCGGCGCCGCGTGCTCGGAAGGTGTCGACCTGGTCGCGCAGCCGGCCGAACCGGCGATTCAGGTACGCCCCGAGCGCGGCCCGGGCCACCGGGCGGGTGAACGGCAGCAGCAACAGCAGGCCGATCACGTCGGTGATCAGCCCGGGGATGATCAACGCCACCCCGCCGATCAGCACCAGCGCGCCGTCCAGCAGCGGGCGCCCCGGTTCGGCCCCGCTGCGGGCGGCGCTCTCCAGCTTGCGCCAGGCGCGGGCACCCTCCCGGCGGATCAGCCAGCCGCCGAGCAACGCTCCGGCGAGCAGCACGAGGAGGGTCCACCAGCCGATCTGTCCGGCCAGCGCGATCAGCACCCAGATCTCGGCCACCGGCAGCGCGATCAGCCCGGCCAGGATCGCCAGCGAGGCCCATCCGTTGCGGCGCCGCGGGGTGCCGGCCGGCGGCGGCTGCACGGGCGAGGTCATGACCCCATGGTGCCAAGCCGCCCCTAATGTCGGGCGCGGTGGACCTGCTTCGACCGGCCGCGCAGACGGCGGGCCCGATGCACGCCACCGGTGAGCAGCCGCTGCAACTGACCGACGCGATGCTCCAGCCCCCACAAGGCGGTGCGGATCATCGCCTCGATCACGATCGCGCGGCCCATCTTCGACGCGCCGTGCTCGCGCTCGACGAACGTGATCGGCACCTCGGCGACGCTGAACCCATTGCGCACGGCCCGCCAGGTCAACTCGACCTGGAAGCAATAGCCGGCCGACGCGATGTCGTCGAGCTCCAGCCCGCGCAGCGTGCGGGCATGGAACGCGTTGTAGCCGCCGGTGGAGTCCTTGACCCCGATGCCGAGCCACATCCGCACCCACAGGCTCGCGCCGCGCGACAGCAGCTCGCGCGAGCGGGGCCAGTTCACCAGCCGGCCGCCGCGGACCCAGCGCGAACCCTTCACCATGTCGGCACCGGACAGCGCGTGCAGCAGCCGCGGCAGCTCCTCGGGCGCGTGCGAGCCGTCGGCATCGCATTCCACGAGGATCCCGTAGCCGCGGTCCAGCCCCCAGCCGAAACCGGCGAGGTACGCGGCGCCGAGGCCTTCCTTGCCGCGCCGGTGCAGCACATGCACGTGATCATCGGCCGCCGCCAGGGTGTCGGCGATCCGGCCCGTGCCGTCCGGGGAATTGTCGTCCGCGATCAGCACGTGCGCGGCCGGTACCGCCCGGCGCAGGCGGCCGACGAGCGACGGCACGTTGTCGGCCTCGTTGTAGGTCGGCACGATGACCAGCGGGGTCGTCGCCAGGGCCGGGTCAACTGACAAATTCGTCACCTCGGTGATGGTGGGTCGGGGCGCGTCACCGGCCGGCCGCGCGGCCGGAAGCGATGCCCGTCGATGCTACCCGCCCGCGGAGCACCGTCCGTGCGATGGCCACGCCGATCGCCCCGGCACCGAGCGCCGCCAGCAGCCAGGTCAGCGGGGCGCCGATCGCCATCGCCGGGGTGGTGGCCTCGCGTACCGGCATCTCCACGACAGTGGACGCCGGCTCGCCGGGGGTGGCCTCCCACAGCACCGTGCCGTTGCGGTCGACGAAACCCGACAGCGCATTGGTCGTGGCGATCGCCACCTCCCGCCGGGTCTCCATCGCCCGGGCCCGGGTGATCGCGAACTGCTGGTCGAGCTGGCCGGTACGCAGATAGGTCGCGTTGTTGGACTGCACCACGAACAACTGCGCCCCCGACGTCGCCTCCCGGACCGTGCTGTCCCAGGCCAGCTCGAAACAGATCACGTCGCCGATCGCCAGGGCCCGCCCGTCGCCGAGGCGTACCTGCATCAGCCCGGGTTCCGTGCCGGGCACCGACTGGGCGCCGACCAGCCGCAGCATCGGCACGAGCGGCAGCAACACCTGGCGCAGCGGGATGTACTCGCCGAAGGGGACGAGATTGCGCTTGTTGTAGCGGGCGGTGATGCCGATGTGCGGATCCCACCACAGCGCGGCGGTCTGTCGTTCGTCGGCGCCGGGGCCGTCCATCACGGCGCCGACCAGGATCGGTACGCCGGTCAGCTCGCTGGCGGCCTGCACGATCTGGCCGGTCTGCGGATCGGTGGTGGGGTCGATGTCGGTGGAGTTCTCCGGCCACAGGACGAAGTCGGGCCGGGGCAACTCCCCCGCGTTCACCCGCGCCATCAGGCCGACGGTCTCGCTGAGGTGATTGTTCGTCACCGACCGGGCCCGGCCCATCGCGCCGATGCCCACCCCGTCGACATTGCCCTGGACGATGCCGACCCGCACCGGCGCCCCGACGCCGGCGGCGGGCTCGGGCTGCCATGCCCGCCCGCCGAGACCGGCCAGCAGAACCGCGGTCGCCACGACGATCACCTGTGCCGCGACGCGGCGCCGGGCGGCCGGGTCGGGCCAGGCCGCGACGAGGGCCGCGAGGCCCTGGCCGGCGAGCGCGACGAGGAAGCTGACCCCGCTCACCCCGACGAAGGCGAAGAGCCCGGCCAACGGGGTGTCGACGGCCACATAGGCCAGCCGCGTCCAGCCGAAGCCGTCGAACGGGACCCGGGAGTAGCTGAACTCGCACAGCGACCAGGCCGCGGCGGCCCACACCGGCCAGCCCGGCAACCGGGTGACCAGGGTCAGCGCGGCACCGAGCCCGCCGAAGAACAGAGCCTCGAAGGCGACCAGCGCCGCGGCCACCGGCACGGCGATCACATAGGTCCAGCCGACCGTGACGGCCATCAGCCCGAGCCCGAATCCGAAGCCGACGCCGAATCCGGCCCGCGGTCGCAGCCCGATGCAGGCGAGGGTCAGCGCCGCCACGCCGAACAGCGTGAGCGGCCAGGCGGCGGTGGGTTCCCAGCCGAGTCCGGCGAGCAGGCCGATCAGCGCCGCGGCGCCCATCCTGGCCGGGCCGCGCAGCCGCGGCACCAGCACCCGGGGGGTCGTCGGCTGCGGCGCGCGTACCTGCTGAGCGGTCACCAAGACAGCGTAGGCGACGCCACGCAGCGCGGCCGGATGTGCGTACCCCCTAGACGACCGGGCGGTCCTCGAACGGTACCGACAAGACGAGCGTGGTCAGGGTGGAGACGGCGAGCTCGGTCCGGATCCGGGTCAGCAGGGCCTCCAGCGCGAGCGGGTTCTCCACCTGCACCTTGATCAAATAGCTCGGGTCTCCCGCGACCGAGTAGCAGGAGGTCACCTCGCTCATCGGTTCCATCCGCTCGGCCAGGTCGTCGGGCTGGCTCGGGTCGAACGGGCGGAGCGCGATGAACGCGGTCAGCGTCCGGTCGAGCGCGCCGGGGTCGATCCGGGCGTGGTAGCCGGTGATCGCCCCGCGCTGCTCGAGCCGGCGTACCCGCTGTTGCGCGGCCGAGGTCGACAGGCCGGTCTCCT harbors:
- a CDS encoding Lrp/AsnC family transcriptional regulator; translation: MEETDRLILELLARDGRMSYTDIGKETGLSTSAAQQRVRRLEQRGAITGYHARIDPGALDRTLTAFIALRPFDPSQPDDLAERMEPMSEVTSCYSVAGDPSYLIKVQVENPLALEALLTRIRTELAVSTLTTLVLSVPFEDRPVV
- the lnt gene encoding apolipoprotein N-acyltransferase, producing MTAQQVRAPQPTTPRVLVPRLRGPARMGAAALIGLLAGLGWEPTAAWPLTLFGVAALTLACIGLRPRAGFGVGFGFGLGLMAVTVGWTYVIAVPVAAALVAFEALFFGGLGAALTLVTRLPGWPVWAAAAWSLCEFSYSRVPFDGFGWTRLAYVAVDTPLAGLFAFVGVSGVSFLVALAGQGLAALVAAWPDPAARRRVAAQVIVVATAVLLAGLGGRAWQPEPAAGVGAPVRVGIVQGNVDGVGIGAMGRARSVTNNHLSETVGLMARVNAGELPRPDFVLWPENSTDIDPTTDPQTGQIVQAASELTGVPILVGAVMDGPGADERQTAALWWDPHIGITARYNKRNLVPFGEYIPLRQVLLPLVPMLRLVGAQSVPGTEPGLMQVRLGDGRALAIGDVICFELAWDSTVREATSGAQLFVVQSNNATYLRTGQLDQQFAITRARAMETRREVAIATTNALSGFVDRNGTVLWEATPGEPASTVVEMPVREATTPAMAIGAPLTWLLAALGAGAIGVAIARTVLRGRVASTGIASGRAAGR